The Urocitellus parryii isolate mUroPar1 chromosome 6, mUroPar1.hap1, whole genome shotgun sequence genome includes a window with the following:
- the Jmjd7 gene encoding bifunctional peptidase and (3S)-lysyl hydroxylase JMJD7 isoform X2, with protein sequence MAAAALDALQRALREFPAAARELSVPLDVPYLDEPPTPLHFYRDWVCPNRPCIIRNALKHWSALQKWSLPYLRATVGSTEKQCSNLPTELPQLLSDLEPHVPWASEALGKMPDAVNFWLGEAAAVTSLHKDHYENLYCVVSGEKHFLLHPPSDRPFIPYELYTPATYQLTEEGTFKIVDEETMEKVPWIPLDPLAPDLTQYPCYSQAQALRCTVRAGELLYLPSLWFHHVQQSHGCIAVNFWYDMEYDLKYSYFQLLDSLTKAVVLD encoded by the exons AGCTCAGTGTGCCTCTTGATGTGCCTTACCTGGATGAGCCCCCTACTCCACTCCACTTCTATCGGGACTGGGTGTGCCCCAACAGGCCATGCATTATTCGAAATGCCCTGAAGCACTGGTCAGCTCTCCAGAAGTGGTCCCTCCCTTACTTAAG AGCCACAGTGGGTTCCACAGAG AAGCAGTGTTCCAACCTGCCCACTGAGCTGCCCCAACTGCTGTCTGATCTGGAGCCTCATGTACCCTGGGCCTCTGAGGCACTGG GAAAGATGCCTGATGCTGTGAACTTCTGGCTGGGGGAGGCAGCTGCAGTGACATCCT TGCACAAGGACCACTATGAGAACCTGTACTGTGTGGTCTCAGGGGAGAAACACTTTCTGTTACATCCACCCAGTGACCGGCCCTTCATCCCTTACG AACTGTACACACCTGCAACCTACCAACTAACGGAAGAGGGTACCTTTAAGATAGTGGATGAAGAAACCATGGAGAAG GTGCCCTGGATCCCACTGGACCCACTGGCTCCAGACTTGACCCAGTACCCCTGTTACAGTCAGGCACAGGCCCTTCGCTGTACTGTGCGGGCTGGTGAGCTGCTCTACCTGCCATCTCTATGGTTCCACCATGTCCAGCAGTCCCATGGCTGCATTGCTG TGAACTTCTGGTATGACATGGAATATGACCTCAAGTACAGTTATTTCCAGCTGCTCGACTCCCTAACTAAGGCTGTAGTCCTTGACTGA
- the Jmjd7 gene encoding bifunctional peptidase and (3S)-lysyl hydroxylase JMJD7 isoform X1, translated as MAAAALDALQRALREFPAAARELSVPLDVPYLDEPPTPLHFYRDWVCPNRPCIIRNALKHWSALQKWSLPYLRATVGSTEVSVAVTPDGYADAVRGDRFVMPAERRLPLSYVLDVLEGQAQHPGVLYVQKQCSNLPTELPQLLSDLEPHVPWASEALGKMPDAVNFWLGEAAAVTSLHKDHYENLYCVVSGEKHFLLHPPSDRPFIPYELYTPATYQLTEEGTFKIVDEETMEKVPWIPLDPLAPDLTQYPCYSQAQALRCTVRAGELLYLPSLWFHHVQQSHGCIAVNFWYDMEYDLKYSYFQLLDSLTKAVVLD; from the exons AGCTCAGTGTGCCTCTTGATGTGCCTTACCTGGATGAGCCCCCTACTCCACTCCACTTCTATCGGGACTGGGTGTGCCCCAACAGGCCATGCATTATTCGAAATGCCCTGAAGCACTGGTCAGCTCTCCAGAAGTGGTCCCTCCCTTACTTAAG AGCCACAGTGGGTTCCACAGAGGTGAGTGTGGCTGTGACTCCAGATGGTTATGCAGATGCAGTGCGAGGGGACCGCTTTGTAATGCCTGCTGAGCGCCGCCTGCCCCTCAGCTATGTACTGGATGTGCTGGAGGGCCAGGCCCAACACCCAGGAGTCCTCTATGTGCAGAAGCAGTGTTCCAACCTGCCCACTGAGCTGCCCCAACTGCTGTCTGATCTGGAGCCTCATGTACCCTGGGCCTCTGAGGCACTGG GAAAGATGCCTGATGCTGTGAACTTCTGGCTGGGGGAGGCAGCTGCAGTGACATCCT TGCACAAGGACCACTATGAGAACCTGTACTGTGTGGTCTCAGGGGAGAAACACTTTCTGTTACATCCACCCAGTGACCGGCCCTTCATCCCTTACG AACTGTACACACCTGCAACCTACCAACTAACGGAAGAGGGTACCTTTAAGATAGTGGATGAAGAAACCATGGAGAAG GTGCCCTGGATCCCACTGGACCCACTGGCTCCAGACTTGACCCAGTACCCCTGTTACAGTCAGGCACAGGCCCTTCGCTGTACTGTGCGGGCTGGTGAGCTGCTCTACCTGCCATCTCTATGGTTCCACCATGTCCAGCAGTCCCATGGCTGCATTGCTG TGAACTTCTGGTATGACATGGAATATGACCTCAAGTACAGTTATTTCCAGCTGCTCGACTCCCTAACTAAGGCTGTAGTCCTTGACTGA